DNA sequence from the Aneurinibacillus sp. REN35 genome:
AGGTGCCCCATGGGCTTTCGGCCAGTGCGTTGACGACAACGAGTGCCAGCACGGCAATAAGAATAATCATAATAGCAAGAATTCCGACCATGGCAATCAGACCGCCAACTGGACCGATTTCTTCCTTCGCGATTTGCCCGAGACTTTTTCCATCGCGGCGCATGGAGCCAATAAGAATGATGAAGTCCTGTACGGCCCCTGCCAGAATAACCCCTACAACAATCCAGATGGTACTTGGGAGATACCCCATCTGTGCCGCAAGCGTTGGGCCGACCAGTGGACCTGCACCCGCGATCGCAGCAAAGTGATGGCCGAATACAACCCATTTGTTTGTTGGAATATAATCTTTTCCGTCATTGTGAACTTCAGCGGGTGTGGCCCGTTTATCGTTCAGATTGAAAACCTTGTGAGCGATGAAGCGACTATAGAAGCGGTAAGCGACGGCGTAGCTTGCTACGGCAGCAAATAAGAGCCACGCAGCGTTAATTTCCTCGCCGCGAACCAGTGCGAGCCAGCCCCAGCATACCCCGCCGACAACTGCAATCGCACCCCAAATAAGTATGGAGAGCATACGGTTTTTCATCATTGAATCCCCTCTTTCACGGTTTTAAAATTTTATCATTTTAAATTTTCTAAAATTTTAACTTATTCTACCGTGTGAGGTGATGATCTACCAGTGATTCTACATAAGCGGTAGTAAAAACTACATGAACAGTTAAAAATGAGTCATTATATGTCCGAGAGCATACAGCGATCGGGTACGCTCTCGGCCGGATAGTCTAAAATCCAAGACGAATTTTTAATTCTTTGACAAGCGTACGACTTACAGGGAGTACCGTTTCTTCTTCATCATCAATCCGCACTTGAACCGCACCTTTGAACCAGGGAATAAATTCAATGATACGATGCAAATTAACAATGTATGTACGATGAATCCGATAAAAGCGGTCGCTTGGCAATTTCTTCTCTAAATCCTGCAGTGAAAAGGATGTTACATAATTCTCATGCTTGGTAAAAATTCTTGCCGTACGGCCCTCAGCCGATGCGTACACGATTTCTTCGATGTTGACAAAGGCCACGCTCGTTGCTTTTTCCACAGGAATGCGGGTATATGCTGAAAATGATCTGGCCACAGGCCCTATTGTCTCAGCGATTTGGCGCAGCGTAGATTCAAGCGGAAGAGAAGGGGACAGAGATGCACTCTTCTCTTCTTTGATTCGTTTGCGCAGGCGTTCGATCGTTTTGTCCAATCGTTCTTCATTGAATGGTTTAAGCAGATAATCTGTCGCCTCCGTCTCGAATGCTTGCAGGGCGTATGAATCATAAGCGGTAGCATATACGATCGATGCTGATATGCTTGCTTGTTGTAATTGCTGGGCAACGGTGATGCCTTCCATATCATGAAGGTGAATATCAAGGAATACGACATCAGGCTGCAAGTCCGTGATGATCTCTAATGCTTCCTCACCATTTGTGGCTTCCCCTGTTACTTCAATATCTTCGTATTGTTCAAGCAAATAACGCAGCTCAGAGCGAGCTGGTGCTTCGTCGTCCACAATGACTACTCGTAGCATAGGTTATGACACATTCCTTTCTTCCCATGGCATAGTAAGCGTACAAACAGTGCCGCCATCCGTGCCTGGACCAATCATTAAGTCATATGGCTTGCCATATAGCGCATGAAGGCGGCTCCGGACGTTGGCAAGGCCAATTCCGGATAGAGGACGTGGCGGGGATTGAGATGCGAGTCCCACCCCGTTATCAGATACCCGAATCGTAAGAGCGTTGTTTTCTTTGCCAATATAGATTTGTACGGTTCCACCCTCTTTTTTGGGCAGCAGGCCGTGTTTAATAGCGTTCTCGACAATAGGCTGCAAAATAAGGCCGGGAATGACTTGTTTCCATGCATCCGGTTGAATGTCTGTTTCTACCAATAGTTTATTGCCAAACCGGGCCTGCTCGATCTCTAAGTAAGCTTCTACATGCTTCATCTCTTCTTCTACTGTAATCATCCTATCCCCCTGATGAAGATTGCGCCTGAAGAACTCAGCGAGATTCACAATCAGTCTGCGGGCGGTTTCAGGTTTTGTACGGATAAAAGAAGAAATAGTGTTAAGCGCATTAAACAAAAAATGCGGATTGATCTGTGCATGCAGCGCTCGAATTTCCGCATCGGCCAGAAGGGATGCTTGCTGTTCTAAATCTGCGATCTCAAGCTGGGTAGAGAATAATTGGGCGAGCCCGCGTGCCAGTTCCCAATGGACGATGGATACTTCATGCTGCCGCTCAAAATAAAGCTTTAAGGTACCAACAGTGGCTTCTTTTTTGGTTAGAGGCACAATGATAGCGGAATGAAGCGAGCAGTCTTTGCTGCTGCATCCAATTTCTTCCTTATTATGAGCCCATAGCATTCGCTGGGTTTGCAGCACTTCAAGCGTTGCTTCCGTCTGTAGGGGAGTGCCTTTGTAGTGATGGCTGCTGCCGGCTCCGATATGTGCGAGAATACGTTCTTTATCGGTAATGGCGACGGCTGCTGTTTCTGTTTGGTTATAGATTACTTGTGCCGTTTTTTCGGCGGATTGTTCATTGAGTCCTTGGCGCAGGATAGGGAGGGTAATGTCCGCGATTTGCAGCGCGCGCTGCGCCTGCATGGACCCTATTCTTTCTTCCTCGGCTTTGGCCACTTGTACGATCATAATAAACAGAGCGATAGCCGAAGCATTGACGAGCATCATCGGGAGTGCAATAATTTCGACAAGGCGGAGCGCATCTGTAAAAGGTGTGGCGATGGCGAGAATAAGGAGCATTTGTATTCCTTCGGCAATGAAGCCGACCATCCAGGCTGTACCCCAATGCATAGAGCGCTGATGATATCTGAGATAGACCAGTCCGGCCAGCAGTCCTTCTGTCGTCGTGGATACCGCGCAGGCCAAATCGGTAAATCCACCGAGCGAATACCGGTGTAATCCGGCCAAGAGTCCGGTCACAGTACCGACGAGCGGGCCTCCGAGAAGCCCCGCCATAATCGGACCGATGACACGCGAGTTTGCAAGTGCGCCTTCGATCGGAATGGCTGCATAGGTGCCGTAAATTCCGATAAGTGTACATACTATGATTGTAATAATTTTATCACGCGGTCCATCTGTACGCCGCAGCATGCGACGGAAGAAACGAAAGCGAGAGAGAAAGAAGGCCAGAACGACAAGGGTTGCGGTTCGTTCGGCCAGATCGATAAACAGAGGATGAAGCAGCGGCATACGTACCCTCCTTATGTGCCTGGTTGCGTTGTTACCCAAAAGTATATCATCCGTGTAATCCCCGTCAATTCAGGGAATAGAGAACTCGAGGAGATGAGCAGAATGAAGAACTTAACGATGAGTACGGATTTATACCAGATTAATATGATGTATGCCTATTATAAAAAGGGAATAGACAGCCAGCGTACGGTGTTTGACGTATTTTTCCGCAAAGCTCCTTGTGGCAGTGGCTATGCGATTTTTGCCGGGCTTGAACAGGTGCTTGAATACATTGAGAACATTCAATTTACAGAAGATGATATCGCTTATTTAAAAAGCGTATATCCGTATGAAGAAGCATTTCTTGATAGGCTGCGGGCGTTCCGCTTTACAGGGAATATAGCGGCGATGAAAGAAGGAACCGTTGCCTTTCCGGGTGAGCCGCTGATTCGCGTGGAAGCGCCAATCTGCGAAGCACAATTGATCGAGACAGCGATGCTGACGATCATCAACCATCAGACGTTAATCGCCACCAAAGCTGCCCGGATCGTTGGCGCGGCCAAAGGAGATACGATTCTTGAATTCGGATTGCGCCGCGCTCAGGGTACGGAAGCAGGCTATTATGGGGCAAGAGCGGCCTACATTGGAGGCGTTCATGCGACATCGAATATTATGGCAGGCCGCGATTTTGATATTCCGGTCAAGGGAACGCATGCCCACAGTTTTGTCCAGATTTTCGAGCACGAATTCGACGCGTTTACAGCATACAGCGAAGCATTTCCGGACGAGACGGTGCTTTTGGTGGATACATACGATACATTAGGCGTTGGTATTCCGCATGCAATCCGACTGGGCTTAGAGATGAAGGAGAAGGGAAGAAAGCTGCTCGGCATTCGCCTAGATTCGGGGGACCTCGCCTACCTTTCCAAAAAAGCGCGCAAAATGCTGGACGAGGCCGGACTGCAGGACGTTGCGATTGTCGCATCAAGCGATCTTGATGAAAAGCTAATTCAGGACTTAAAAAACCAGGAAGCGCAAATTTCAATTTGGGGAGTAGGTACCAACTTAATTACGTCGTATGATTGCCCGGCGCTTGGTGGTGTCTATAAGCTGGCTGCAGTAGAGAAGGATGGAGTGTGGCAGCCGCGTCTTAAAATTTCGGAGAATCCGACCAAGATTACAAACCCTGGCTATAAGCAGGTCATTCGTTTTTATGACCGTGATACAGATAAGCCATTGGGTGATCTGATAGCGCTAAAAGAAGAAACAATCCCGGAAGATAACATCACGATGTTTCATCCGCTCTTTCCGCATAAACGCAAGGTCATTCGCAATTACCGAATGGAAATGCTCCTTGAGCCAGTTATTGAGCAGGGGCAGATCTGTTATACGGCGCCGTCGCTTACAAACATTCGTGCCTATGCCAAGGAGCAGTTGGATCATCTTTCGCCAGAGATTAAGCGGCTTGTGAATCCGCATGAATACCATGTTGATTTGAGTCAAAAGCTTTGGGATTTGAAGCAGAGTTTAATCCATAAAGAAAGGGAATAGAAAAATATTGCAACTTTTCCTAATGTTGTTCCGTAATAGAAGTGTGTAAGACAAGACCATAACACACGGAGGGGAAATTATGAAAAAGGGAAAAGTTGCAGCAGCAGGAATGTTAGGGCTTGCCATGCTCATGGGAACACCAGCAGTAAATGTGCTGGCCGCATCGCCTGCCACGGCTGTACAACAACAGACAGATTCAGTTACACGGGGTGAATTCTTCGCCATGCTTGCACAGGCTGTTGATCTGCCGAACGCAACAAAGACACAGCGTACATATAAAGATATCGTGCAGGGCAGTGAACTCGGTCGAATTGTCGGCAAGCTTCAGGGTGCAGGTGTATTGAATGGCTACCAAGACGGGACGATCCGCCCAAGCAATGCTCTGAAGGCAGGCGAAGCAATCGCACTGATTGGTGGGGCGCTTGGCATTCCGAATCAGCCAGTACCTGGCGCTACCTCGCCGCTACCAAGCAAGCACTGGGCAAGCAATGTAGCCGGTTGGCTTGCTGAGGCGAATATAGAGTACGACTGGAACAATTTAGAACGCACGTTGAGCAAGCAGGAAGCTCAGGCGTTAATTCAAAAGATCCTATCCACTTCAAGCGAAGCGAAGAAGCTTTTTGAAGAAAGCAATAAAGCACAGCAGGATGTAAAATCATTTCGTATGAATGGAACCATGTCATACAATATGAAGTTTACGAAAGATGCATTCGCTGACATGTCGGCTGAAGAACAGGCAGTACTTAAAAGCATGACAGGTAAGGGGATATCCATAGGTATTGACGGAGCTTTTGTTATGCCTGATTCGATGTATATGAAGATGAAGATGGATATGCCAGTTCCGGGTATGGGTGCCATGGACATGGAGCAGTATATGATTGGCAAGGATATGTATATGAAGATGCCGGATACAGGAGCAGACGCTTCGGCGAATCCATCTGGATGGATGAAGATGCCAAATGCATTTCCAATGGATATGAAAGCCATGATGGAGCAGCAAATGTCCGGTATTCCTCCGCAACTGGAGAAGAAATTATTCTACCGTGCACTTGGCAATGAGCAGTTGGCCTTCCAAGGAAGAATTGATAAGTTAACGGATCTTCTGCCGATGATGGGTGGAATGCAGGGAATGGAAGAGGTGACAGAATCGCTTACAGAAGCGGAAAATGTCATTGGCCCGATCTATATGCAGGGTGTAATGAAGCTTGATCCGAAAACAAAAATGCCAACAGCAACGAACATTCAGATCGTAGTTTCATTCAAAGAGGGTCAGGAAGACATGCCGATTCAGCAAATGATGCTGACACAGAAGCTTACATACAGCGACTATAACGGCAATGTAAAAGTTGAATTGCCGGAAGCAGCCAAGAATGCAAAAGAAATGCCTGTACCTGAAGAAGCAGAGAAGAAATAAGGAAAATATAGATGATGTAGAGAAGCACGCCTTTGCGCGTGCTTTTTTTAAAAGGTATCATATCTTCAATGATGAAGTTTATCCTGTGTAGATGACAGCGATAGGAGGAATATGGTATAGTAAATGCCGGATTTATACGAACCCTATTGGTAAAAGAACAACCGTAGATGAAAAGTATGGAGTGGTTGCATGTTTTACTCATTATTGTTGCCGGATCTTTATGTGGAGTCCGTGTACGATATTGACCTGGACGAGCTCAAGCAGCGCGGTATTAAGGGGATTATTACAGATCTGGACAACACACTGATTGAATGGGATCGTCCTGATGCAACCCCCGAACTTGTAAAATGGATGAAAGAGCTCAAAGAGCAGGGATTCTCTGTGACCATCGTGTCAAATAACAGAAAAACCCGCGTATCCAAAGTAGCAGAGCCGCTCGGAGTTCCGTTCATTCATCAAGCCAAAAAGCCGACAACGGCTGCCTTTCGTCGGGCTACACGGCAGATGGAGTTGTCCGTGCATGAGACCGTCGTGATTGGAGATCAACTATTTACTGACGTTTTGGGCGGGAAGCGAATGGGCTTCTACACCATCCTCGTGGTTCCAGTTGCACAGAGTGACGGGATTGTTACCCGTTTTAATCGGAGAATGGAAAAAGTCGCATTACACTGGATGCGAAAACGCGGGAAAATTCCGTGGGAGGATCGAAATGGATAAGGAAGAATTCGAACAATATTGTGCTGGCTGCGGCGTAGCCATCCAAACGGAAGATAAAAATAAGGTAGGCTATACGCCGCCGCAAGCAGTAGAGAAGGATACGATTATATGCCAGCGCTGTTACCGTATTAAGCATTATAACGAAGCATCTACCGTTACGCTTGGTGATGATGACTTTGTACGTATTTTAAACGGGATTGGCGATACGAAGGCGCTGGTTGTTCAAGTCGTGGATATTTTCGACTTTAACGGAAGCTGGCTTCGTGGATTACCGAGATTTGTGGGCGGCAATCCGATTCTGCTCGTCGGTAACAAGGTTGACTTGCTGCCTAAGAATGTGAACCGAAACCGTCTTGTAAATTGGATGCGCAAATCAGCCTCAGAACTTGGTCTCAAGCCGCTTGATGTCATATTGGTGAGCGCACGCAAGGGTGAAGGGATAGACCGACTGGTTGCGGCAATGAACGAATACCGTAAGGGTCGGGATATTTATGTTGTCGGGGTCACGAATGTAGGTAAGTCATCTCTTATTAACCGGCTGCTAACACAGTTCGGTGAATCGGAGATGGAGATTACTACGTCTCAGTTCCCTGGTACGACGCTTGATGTAATTGAGATTCCGCTTGATGATACCTCAGCATTGTATGATACGCCTGGGATTGTGAATCGAGATCAGTTGGTGCACAAAGTAGCGCCTAAAGAGCTGAAGCTTGTCATGCCGGATAAGCCGATTAAGCCGAAAACATACCAATTGAATGCAGAACAGACGTTGTTTGTTGGCGGATTGGCTCGGGTTGACTTCATTAAGGGTGAACGGCAGCCATTCGTATTCTATGTATCAAATCAGCTCAATTTACACCGGACAAAGCTTGCTAACGCAGATGAACTGTATGCTAAGCATAAAGGTGAGATGCTCACTCCACCAGGACGGGACGCTGCCGAGTTGATTGAGTGGGAGAAATTCACATTTAAAGTCCCGGCAGGAAGACATGATATTGTTATCTCTGGCTTAGGATGGATCGCGCTGCATGGCAAGGGGGCCAACGTAGAGGTGCATGTGCCAAAAGGCGTTGCTGCCGGTATACGTCCTTCGCTTATATAGCTTGTTTGTTTACCCCTGTCTTACAGGGGGTTTTTTGTACATAACTGGTGAGGTAACGAAAGAAATAGGAAACAATAGTAAAGAAGAGAGGCGAGTCGATGAACAGTCAGACAGTATTGACTGGGTTGTTTGGCCGACCGGTAGGACACTCCCTGTCGCCTTTGATGCATAATCGGGCCTTTGCTGAATGCGGAATGAATTACCGGTATGCTGCATTCGATATTGCGCCAGAGCAGGTGGGTGAAGCGGTAGTCGCTATTCGTGCGCTCGGTCTGCGTGGAGTGAATGTTACGATTCCGTATAAAGTTACAGTGATGGATTATTTGGATGAAGTGGATGAAGAAGCAAAAGTAATTGGTGCTGTCAACACGATTGTTAATGATGGCGGGAAGCTGATTGGATACAATACGGATGGACGCGGGTATGTCCGCTCCCTTATCGAAGAGACGGGCATTGATCTGGCGGAACAATCCGCTATGCTGCTCGGAGCGGGTGGCGCCGCCCGTGGGGTAGCAGTGGCACTGCTTCGGGCTGGGCTCTCGTCGCTTATCATCGTAAATCGTACAGAAGAGAAGGCCGAGCAATTGGCTGAGCAGCTTCGTATGCTGCATCCCGAAGCGCAGATTATGTCATTGCCGATGAAAAAGGCGAAAGAGACTCTTGCGGGTTGTACGCTGCTTGTTCAGACGACATCGATTGGTATGCATCCGAATACAGGGCTAAGTCCGATTGCATCTGAAGCGCTACATGAAGGCTTGCTCGTAAGCGATTTGATCTATAATCCGCTAGAGACACGCCTGCTGCGTGATGCAAAGGAAAAGGGTGCTCGCATCCATCATGGTCTTGGTATGTTCATTTATCAGGGTGCATTAAGCTTCGAATATTGGACCGGACAGGCAGCACCCATTCAGGTCATGCGTGATACTGTAGCTGAAGCCCTGTACGGACGGAAAGAATAAGGAGGAATATCATGTTAACAGGAAAACAAAAGCGTCATCTTCGTTCCTTGGCGCATCATCTCAATCCTATTTTTCAAGTGGGAAAAGGCGGCGTGAACGAAAACTTAATCAAACAGGTGGAAGAGACCCTAGAAGTCCGCGAGTTGTTAAAAATTTCGATATTAAATAATTGTCTTGAGGATAAAGAGGAGGTCGCTCAGGCGATCGCTTCTGGAAGCGGTGCGGAGATTGTACAAATCATCGGAAGTACGATCGTGCTGTATAAAGAATCCAAGGAACATAAGACGA
Encoded proteins:
- the yhbY gene encoding ribosome assembly RNA-binding protein YhbY — translated: MLTGKQKRHLRSLAHHLNPIFQVGKGGVNENLIKQVEETLEVRELLKISILNNCLEDKEEVAQAIASGSGAEIVQIIGSTIVLYKESKEHKTIELPR
- a CDS encoding LytS/YhcK type 5TM receptor domain-containing protein codes for the protein MPLLHPLFIDLAERTATLVVLAFFLSRFRFFRRMLRRTDGPRDKIITIIVCTLIGIYGTYAAIPIEGALANSRVIGPIMAGLLGGPLVGTVTGLLAGLHRYSLGGFTDLACAVSTTTEGLLAGLVYLRYHQRSMHWGTAWMVGFIAEGIQMLLILAIATPFTDALRLVEIIALPMMLVNASAIALFIMIVQVAKAEEERIGSMQAQRALQIADITLPILRQGLNEQSAEKTAQVIYNQTETAAVAITDKERILAHIGAGSSHHYKGTPLQTEATLEVLQTQRMLWAHNKEEIGCSSKDCSLHSAIIVPLTKKEATVGTLKLYFERQHEVSIVHWELARGLAQLFSTQLEIADLEQQASLLADAEIRALHAQINPHFLFNALNTISSFIRTKPETARRLIVNLAEFFRRNLHQGDRMITVEEEMKHVEAYLEIEQARFGNKLLVETDIQPDAWKQVIPGLILQPIVENAIKHGLLPKKEGGTVQIYIGKENNALTIRVSDNGVGLASQSPPRPLSGIGLANVRSRLHALYGKPYDLMIGPGTDGGTVCTLTMPWEERNVS
- a CDS encoding LytR/AlgR family response regulator transcription factor, with protein sequence MDDEAPARSELRYLLEQYEDIEVTGEATNGEEALEIITDLQPDVVFLDIHLHDMEGITVAQQLQQASISASIVYATAYDSYALQAFETEATDYLLKPFNEERLDKTIERLRKRIKEEKSASLSPSLPLESTLRQIAETIGPVARSFSAYTRIPVEKATSVAFVNIEEIVYASAEGRTARIFTKHENYVTSFSLQDLEKKLPSDRFYRIHRTYIVNLHRIIEFIPWFKGAVQVRIDDEEETVLPVSRTLVKELKIRLGF
- the aroE gene encoding shikimate dehydrogenase codes for the protein MNSQTVLTGLFGRPVGHSLSPLMHNRAFAECGMNYRYAAFDIAPEQVGEAVVAIRALGLRGVNVTIPYKVTVMDYLDEVDEEAKVIGAVNTIVNDGGKLIGYNTDGRGYVRSLIEETGIDLAEQSAMLLGAGGAARGVAVALLRAGLSSLIIVNRTEEKAEQLAEQLRMLHPEAQIMSLPMKKAKETLAGCTLLVQTTSIGMHPNTGLSPIASEALHEGLLVSDLIYNPLETRLLRDAKEKGARIHHGLGMFIYQGALSFEYWTGQAAPIQVMRDTVAEALYGRKE
- a CDS encoding nicotinate phosphoribosyltransferase, translated to MKNLTMSTDLYQINMMYAYYKKGIDSQRTVFDVFFRKAPCGSGYAIFAGLEQVLEYIENIQFTEDDIAYLKSVYPYEEAFLDRLRAFRFTGNIAAMKEGTVAFPGEPLIRVEAPICEAQLIETAMLTIINHQTLIATKAARIVGAAKGDTILEFGLRRAQGTEAGYYGARAAYIGGVHATSNIMAGRDFDIPVKGTHAHSFVQIFEHEFDAFTAYSEAFPDETVLLVDTYDTLGVGIPHAIRLGLEMKEKGRKLLGIRLDSGDLAYLSKKARKMLDEAGLQDVAIVASSDLDEKLIQDLKNQEAQISIWGVGTNLITSYDCPALGGVYKLAAVEKDGVWQPRLKISENPTKITNPGYKQVIRFYDRDTDKPLGDLIALKEETIPEDNITMFHPLFPHKRKVIRNYRMEMLLEPVIEQGQICYTAPSLTNIRAYAKEQLDHLSPEIKRLVNPHEYHVDLSQKLWDLKQSLIHKERE
- a CDS encoding DUF6612 family protein, with the protein product MKKGKVAAAGMLGLAMLMGTPAVNVLAASPATAVQQQTDSVTRGEFFAMLAQAVDLPNATKTQRTYKDIVQGSELGRIVGKLQGAGVLNGYQDGTIRPSNALKAGEAIALIGGALGIPNQPVPGATSPLPSKHWASNVAGWLAEANIEYDWNNLERTLSKQEAQALIQKILSTSSEAKKLFEESNKAQQDVKSFRMNGTMSYNMKFTKDAFADMSAEEQAVLKSMTGKGISIGIDGAFVMPDSMYMKMKMDMPVPGMGAMDMEQYMIGKDMYMKMPDTGADASANPSGWMKMPNAFPMDMKAMMEQQMSGIPPQLEKKLFYRALGNEQLAFQGRIDKLTDLLPMMGGMQGMEEVTESLTEAENVIGPIYMQGVMKLDPKTKMPTATNIQIVVSFKEGQEDMPIQQMMLTQKLTYSDYNGNVKVELPEAAKNAKEMPVPEEAEKK
- the yqeH gene encoding ribosome biogenesis GTPase YqeH is translated as MDKEEFEQYCAGCGVAIQTEDKNKVGYTPPQAVEKDTIICQRCYRIKHYNEASTVTLGDDDFVRILNGIGDTKALVVQVVDIFDFNGSWLRGLPRFVGGNPILLVGNKVDLLPKNVNRNRLVNWMRKSASELGLKPLDVILVSARKGEGIDRLVAAMNEYRKGRDIYVVGVTNVGKSSLINRLLTQFGESEMEITTSQFPGTTLDVIEIPLDDTSALYDTPGIVNRDQLVHKVAPKELKLVMPDKPIKPKTYQLNAEQTLFVGGLARVDFIKGERQPFVFYVSNQLNLHRTKLANADELYAKHKGEMLTPPGRDAAELIEWEKFTFKVPAGRHDIVISGLGWIALHGKGANVEVHVPKGVAAGIRPSLI
- a CDS encoding YqeG family HAD IIIA-type phosphatase, producing the protein MFYSLLLPDLYVESVYDIDLDELKQRGIKGIITDLDNTLIEWDRPDATPELVKWMKELKEQGFSVTIVSNNRKTRVSKVAEPLGVPFIHQAKKPTTAAFRRATRQMELSVHETVVIGDQLFTDVLGGKRMGFYTILVVPVAQSDGIVTRFNRRMEKVALHWMRKRGKIPWEDRNG